The following proteins are encoded in a genomic region of Arcobacter suis CECT 7833:
- the bioA gene encoding adenosylmethionine--8-amino-7-oxononanoate transaminase — MTWLEIDNEHVWHPYNSLPSKTKILPVVSTNKTSIFLQTGEELIDAMSSWWSAIHGYNHPKLNEALKKQVEIMPHIMFGGLAHEQSSLLSQKLVNLTGLHSVFLCDSGSVSVEVALKTAILYQKAKGLKKYKFFALEHAYHGDTLGAMSVCDPQNSMHSIYGSYLSENIFVKAPKLGFSSDFGEEMKALEEAFEKYHEEIAAFIVEPIVQGAGGMRIYNPEYLKKARELCTKYDVLLIADEIATGFGHTGKMFACEWAEIKPDIMTIGKGLTGGYMTMAAMVTSRSVSEIISNSEIGVLMHGPTFMANPLACSVANASIDLLLESNWQDNVKNIENIFTQELQNAKDLKFVKDVRNIGAIGIIELVDDCYAQKVQDYCVKNGVWIRPFGKLVYSIVAYTINENDLRKIVKTMIDAIKNIEENI; from the coding sequence TTGACTTGGCTAGAAATCGACAACGAACATGTTTGGCATCCATATAACTCACTTCCATCTAAAACAAAAATACTACCAGTTGTTTCTACAAATAAAACTTCAATTTTTTTGCAAACAGGAGAAGAGTTAATTGATGCAATGAGCTCTTGGTGGAGCGCAATTCATGGATATAATCACCCAAAATTAAATGAAGCATTAAAAAAACAAGTTGAGATTATGCCTCATATTATGTTTGGAGGATTAGCTCACGAACAGTCAAGTTTACTCTCTCAAAAGCTTGTTAATTTAACAGGACTTCATAGTGTTTTTTTATGTGATAGTGGTTCGGTTTCAGTTGAAGTTGCACTAAAAACTGCCATTTTATATCAAAAAGCAAAGGGGCTAAAAAAATATAAATTTTTTGCCCTTGAACATGCATATCATGGCGATACATTAGGAGCCATGAGTGTTTGCGACCCACAAAATTCGATGCACAGTATTTATGGTTCATATTTAAGTGAAAATATTTTTGTAAAAGCTCCTAAATTAGGATTTTCAAGTGATTTTGGAGAAGAGATGAAAGCTTTAGAAGAAGCATTTGAAAAATATCACGAAGAAATAGCTGCTTTTATAGTTGAACCAATAGTTCAAGGTGCTGGTGGAATGAGGATTTATAATCCTGAATATCTTAAAAAAGCACGGGAATTATGTACAAAATACGATGTATTATTAATAGCCGATGAAATAGCAACTGGTTTTGGACATACGGGTAAAATGTTTGCTTGTGAGTGGGCAGAAATAAAACCAGACATTATGACTATTGGAAAAGGATTAACAGGTGGTTATATGACAATGGCTGCTATGGTTACCTCACGAAGTGTAAGTGAAATTATATCAAATAGCGAAATTGGTGTTTTAATGCATGGACCAACATTTATGGCAAATCCACTAGCTTGTAGCGTTGCAAATGCTAGTATTGATTTACTTCTTGAAAGTAATTGGCAAGATAATGTAAAAAATATTGAAAATATTTTTACTCAAGAATTACAAAATGCAAAAGATTTAAAATTTGTAAAAGATGTAAGAAATATTGGAGCTATTGGAATTATAGAGTTAGTTGATGATTGTTATGCCCAAAAAGTTCAAGATTATTGTGTAAAAAATGGAGTTTGGATAAGACCATTTGGAAAACTTGTTTATTCAATAGTTGCTTATACGATAAATGAAAATGACTTAAGAAAAATAGTAAAAACAATGATAGATGCAATTAAAAATATAGAAGAAAATATATGA
- a CDS encoding ABC transporter substrate-binding protein, whose translation MSYSKRIRTIFILIILLSHTLFAKELKKVTLQLSWLDQFQFAGYYMAKQKGFYEELGLDVEIKPFAFGIDIPKEVNDGKIDFAVGRETLILERIKNPNIVALYAIFQSTPLVLLSTKESGINNINDFSNKKIMTTIDDASEVSLKAMISSNKIKLENLTFLKHSHNIDDLINKNTDVISAYISKAPYTLQKKGVEYNIFDPKKYDFDMYSDMLYTNQNLISYDLNTVLLFKKASLKGWEYAYSNMQESVDVIYEKYNTQNLEKEELLYEAKELKKLSYFKTANLGEIRKDKIQRIYDLYNVMGLVPSAVNLDKFIFDINSLSSFTFSPDEIKYIEEKDTIKMCVMPNSMPYSDIKDGKFVGFVADYISIIENKIKKPITLVPTKSWTESLAFAKARKCDILSSIVETKERENEFNFTKSYIDIPFVLLTKSGTSFINNLSSIKNKKVSIVEDYAMMDILKNKYKNLEFVTIKNIDEGLEKVLSGETFGHIDAISTAWYKLQTKYLTQLSVSAKLDEVSKVSIAVRNDDNVLFEIFQKSVLSIDDFLKDEILNKWVSIEYKKEFDYSILWKIFFVLSVIFIAVIYKQKLLRDVNNSLKEKVEEKTKELREVNNELEIRIKKEVEDNLKKDRLLSQQQKMVSMGQMIENIAHQWRQPLSLITTGVSGIKLKKQLNDLDDDFFYKTLDSILNTSKYLSNTIDDFRYFFKPQKEKENFYLEKCCRKTIDLMNPNFSNKDIQITYKIENIQVCGYETELIQVLINILNNSKDALEFLNENEKFIFIDIFREDNKAVIEIKDNAGGIEEEIIDKVFEPYFTTKHQTQGTGIGLFMCKEIINKHMNGQINIINTSFEDKNKIYKGTLTRIILEDIIKND comes from the coding sequence AAAAAGGTTTTTATGAAGAATTGGGGCTTGATGTTGAAATAAAACCTTTTGCTTTTGGTATTGATATTCCAAAAGAGGTAAATGATGGGAAAATAGATTTTGCAGTAGGACGTGAAACTTTAATTTTGGAAAGAATAAAAAATCCCAATATTGTGGCTTTATATGCTATTTTCCAATCAACACCTCTTGTTTTATTAAGCACTAAAGAATCGGGTATTAATAATATAAATGATTTTTCTAATAAAAAAATAATGACAACTATTGATGATGCTAGCGAAGTTTCATTAAAAGCCATGATTAGTTCAAATAAAATAAAACTTGAAAACCTTACTTTTTTAAAACATTCTCACAATATTGACGATTTAATAAATAAAAATACTGATGTAATTTCTGCATATATCTCTAAAGCTCCATATACTTTACAGAAAAAAGGTGTTGAATACAATATTTTTGACCCTAAAAAATATGATTTTGATATGTATAGTGATATGTTATATACAAATCAAAATCTTATAAGTTATGATTTAAATACAGTTTTATTATTTAAAAAAGCATCTCTAAAAGGTTGGGAATATGCCTATTCAAATATGCAAGAGAGTGTTGATGTAATATATGAAAAATACAATACTCAAAATTTAGAAAAAGAAGAATTATTATATGAAGCGAAAGAGTTAAAAAAACTTTCATATTTTAAAACTGCAAATTTAGGTGAAATTAGAAAAGATAAAATTCAAAGAATTTATGATTTATATAATGTTATGGGATTAGTTCCATCTGCTGTAAATTTAGATAAATTTATTTTTGATATAAATAGTTTAAGTAGCTTTACTTTTTCTCCAGATGAGATAAAATATATTGAAGAAAAAGATACTATAAAAATGTGTGTAATGCCAAATTCTATGCCATATAGTGATATAAAAGATGGAAAATTTGTGGGTTTTGTTGCTGATTATATAAGTATAATTGAAAATAAAATAAAAAAACCAATAACTTTAGTTCCTACAAAAAGTTGGACAGAATCTTTAGCATTTGCAAAAGCAAGAAAATGTGATATTTTATCATCTATTGTAGAGACAAAAGAAAGAGAAAATGAATTTAATTTTACAAAATCATATATTGATATTCCTTTTGTTCTTTTAACAAAAAGTGGAACTTCATTTATAAATAATTTATCAAGTATAAAAAACAAAAAAGTTTCTATTGTTGAAGATTATGCAATGATGGATATATTAAAAAATAAGTATAAGAATCTAGAGTTTGTAACTATTAAAAATATTGATGAAGGATTAGAAAAAGTTTTAAGTGGTGAAACTTTTGGTCATATTGATGCTATTTCAACTGCTTGGTATAAACTACAAACTAAGTATTTAACACAACTTTCTGTATCTGCTAAATTAGATGAAGTTTCTAAAGTATCAATAGCTGTAAGAAATGATGATAATGTTTTATTTGAAATTTTTCAAAAATCAGTTTTAAGTATTGATGATTTTCTAAAAGATGAAATACTTAATAAATGGGTATCAATAGAGTATAAAAAAGAGTTTGATTATTCTATTTTATGGAAAATCTTTTTTGTACTTTCAGTAATTTTTATAGCAGTTATATATAAACAAAAACTTTTAAGAGATGTAAATAATTCTTTAAAAGAAAAAGTTGAAGAAAAAACTAAAGAATTAAGAGAAGTAAATAATGAATTAGAAATTAGAATTAAAAAAGAAGTTGAAGATAATTTAAAAAAAGACAGACTTTTATCTCAACAACAAAAAATGGTTTCTATGGGACAAATGATTGAAAATATTGCTCACCAATGGAGACAACCTTTATCTTTGATTACAACGGGTGTTAGTGGAATAAAATTAAAAAAACAATTAAATGATTTGGATGATGATTTTTTTTATAAAACATTAGATTCAATTTTAAATACTTCAAAATATTTATCAAATACAATAGATGATTTTAGATATTTTTTTAAACCACAAAAAGAGAAAGAAAATTTTTATTTAGAAAAATGTTGTAGAAAAACAATAGATTTAATGAATCCAAATTTTTCAAATAAAGATATTCAAATAACTTATAAAATAGAAAATATCCAAGTTTGTGGATACGAAACTGAACTTATTCAAGTTTTAATTAATATCTTAAACAATTCAAAAGATGCTTTGGAATTTCTAAATGAGAATGAAAAGTTTATTTTTATTGATATTTTTAGGGAAGATAATAAAGCTGTTATTGAAATTAAAGACAATGCTGGTGGAATAGAAGAAGAAATTATCGATAAAGTTTTTGAGCCATATTTTACGACAAAACATCAAACTCAAGGGACGGGAATTGGTTTGTTTATGTGTAAAGAGATTATAAATAAACATATGAATGGACAAATAAATATCATAAATACAAGTTTCGAAGATAAAAATAAAATTTATAAAGGTACTTTAACAAGAATTATTTTAGAAGATATAATAAAAAATGATTAA
- a CDS encoding transporter substrate-binding domain-containing protein, which translates to MKYLVILIIFVSTLFSNIDKNTQSLFTLEELQWIKNNPTIKVGVDANWPPFEYVNEKGEYKGIASEYLEIISKYTGLKFEINASDWYTVISNIKDKKLDMLACAAKTSDRENYLNYVSPYLTIDVVVIAKKELNIKSFDEIQNYTIAVQKGNFVYEKIMKKYPNVKFVFASSNKEAFDFVSYGKADIFIGNMPVFSYFVEKELYTNIEVKFKADFDKIDLSMAILKENTTLFNIIQKVMPKIIEDEKEKINKKWVFELKEEKSAHFTQEEITWIKNNPKIKISGDFFWPPYSFYDENGNYIGIVPDIVNEVFKDSGLELEYVKTNSWADTLSLIKNKKINLIDSISYSASRSEYLNFSNKYVGAEIVIISNNKETNYINSFNNITNKKIATVKGYSIIEDIKRDFPQIKNIKEYDNALEGLKELSNSQIDYFILDIPSFEFYSKKHGLSNLKIAGPTGYNYGYGFGVKKDDVLLVSILNKLLENIPTEKKDEIYRKWIKIDYEQKIDYELIWNILTISIIILAIIFYWNRTLKEEITQKEKIQKELEKERNNIQSLNEELKKAKDIAENISKQKSEFLANMSHEIRTPMNSVIGFTEILDKEIKNPLHKEYLDSIKKGGNALLRIINDILDLSKIEAGKLEIRNESLNPTNLFLEIESIFHSKIISKNITFIVDIDKTIPKYIIMDGVRIRQVLFNLIGNAIKFTQIGHIKLKVENVYKDNIKSKIDLIFSVEDTGIGIDEKNLETIFNAFEQQENHDVAKYGGTGLGLAICTKLIKMMNGEIKVESQKNKGSTFTVIFRDIPVSSMEDEVISSKLKASNIMFEKAVILVVDDVLENRKLVQASLKDFDIDLIMAENGKEAIELLKNVNVNLILMDLRMPVMDGYEAATILKKDEKLKNIPLIALTASVMGKDLEKVSKYGFDGYLRKPVILDDLIEELAKYLKYQTIQKSLKEENSHKIIDLEKLKVVINKLENEFKPQWLNIKDGGDFSLIEEFALKLNELALKEDIYLLDDYSKELIKNVEAFDIEKVDYLMNTFLELIENLKAKLEN; encoded by the coding sequence ATGAAATATTTAGTTATTTTAATTATTTTTGTTTCTACACTTTTTTCAAATATTGATAAAAATACTCAATCCCTTTTTACTTTAGAAGAATTACAATGGATAAAAAATAATCCAACTATAAAAGTTGGTGTTGATGCAAATTGGCCACCTTTTGAATATGTAAACGAAAAAGGTGAATATAAAGGAATAGCTTCTGAATATTTAGAAATAATTAGTAAATATACTGGATTAAAATTTGAGATAAATGCAAGTGATTGGTATACTGTAATTTCAAATATCAAAGATAAAAAACTAGATATGTTAGCTTGTGCTGCAAAAACATCAGATAGAGAAAATTATTTAAATTATGTTTCTCCTTATTTAACAATAGATGTTGTTGTTATTGCAAAAAAAGAGTTAAATATTAAAAGTTTTGATGAAATACAAAACTACACAATTGCGGTTCAAAAGGGTAATTTTGTTTATGAAAAAATAATGAAAAAATACCCAAATGTAAAATTTGTTTTTGCTTCATCAAATAAAGAAGCCTTTGATTTTGTATCTTATGGAAAAGCTGATATTTTTATAGGAAATATGCCTGTATTTTCATATTTTGTTGAAAAAGAGTTATATACAAATATTGAAGTAAAATTTAAAGCAGATTTTGACAAAATCGATTTATCAATGGCTATTTTAAAAGAGAATACGACTTTATTTAATATTATTCAAAAAGTTATGCCAAAAATTATTGAAGATGAAAAAGAGAAGATAAATAAAAAATGGGTATTTGAACTTAAAGAAGAAAAATCAGCTCATTTTACGCAAGAGGAGATTACTTGGATAAAAAACAATCCAAAAATCAAAATTTCGGGTGATTTTTTCTGGCCTCCTTACTCTTTTTATGATGAAAATGGGAATTATATAGGAATTGTTCCAGATATTGTAAATGAAGTATTTAAAGATAGTGGACTTGAATTAGAGTATGTAAAAACTAATTCTTGGGCTGATACTCTTAGTCTAATAAAAAATAAAAAAATAAATTTAATTGATTCAATATCTTATTCAGCTTCAAGAAGTGAATATTTGAATTTTTCAAATAAATATGTTGGTGCAGAAATAGTAATAATTTCCAATAACAAAGAAACCAATTATATTAACTCTTTTAATAATATCACAAATAAAAAAATAGCAACTGTAAAGGGTTATTCAATAATAGAAGATATAAAAAGAGATTTTCCTCAAATCAAAAATATCAAAGAATATGATAATGCTTTGGAGGGGTTAAAAGAGTTGTCAAATTCTCAAATTGATTATTTTATTTTAGATATTCCATCATTTGAATTTTATAGTAAAAAACATGGTTTGAGTAATCTAAAAATAGCTGGACCAACTGGTTATAACTATGGTTATGGTTTTGGGGTAAAAAAAGATGATGTATTATTGGTTTCTATTTTAAATAAATTATTAGAAAATATTCCAACTGAAAAAAAAGACGAAATATATAGAAAATGGATAAAAATTGATTATGAACAAAAAATTGATTATGAGTTGATTTGGAATATATTAACTATTTCAATTATCATATTAGCTATTATATTTTATTGGAATCGAACATTAAAAGAAGAAATTACTCAAAAAGAAAAAATCCAAAAAGAGTTAGAAAAAGAACGAAATAATATTCAATCTTTAAATGAAGAGTTAAAAAAAGCAAAAGATATAGCAGAAAATATATCAAAACAAAAAAGTGAATTTCTAGCAAATATGAGCCATGAAATAAGAACACCTATGAATTCAGTAATTGGATTTACAGAAATATTAGACAAAGAGATAAAAAATCCACTACATAAAGAGTATTTAGATTCTATAAAAAAAGGTGGAAATGCACTTTTACGAATCATAAATGATATTTTAGATTTATCAAAAATAGAAGCTGGAAAGCTTGAAATTAGAAATGAATCTTTAAATCCAACAAATTTATTTTTAGAAATAGAGTCAATTTTTCACTCTAAAATAATCAGTAAAAATATCACATTTATAGTTGATATTGATAAAACCATTCCAAAATATATAATTATGGATGGAGTTAGAATTAGACAAGTTTTGTTTAATCTAATTGGAAATGCTATTAAATTTACTCAAATAGGTCATATAAAACTAAAAGTTGAAAATGTTTATAAAGATAATATAAAAAGTAAAATAGATTTGATTTTTAGTGTTGAAGATACTGGAATTGGAATTGATGAAAAAAATTTAGAAACTATTTTTAATGCCTTTGAACAACAAGAAAATCACGATGTGGCAAAATATGGTGGAACAGGTTTAGGTTTGGCAATTTGTACAAAGTTGATTAAAATGATGAATGGTGAGATAAAAGTTGAGAGTCAAAAAAATAAAGGTTCAACTTTTACAGTAATTTTTAGAGATATTCCAGTTAGTTCAATGGAAGATGAGGTTATCTCTTCAAAACTAAAAGCTTCAAATATTATGTTTGAAAAAGCTGTGATACTTGTAGTTGATGACGTTTTAGAAAATAGAAAACTGGTACAGGCTAGTTTAAAAGATTTTGATATTGATTTAATAATGGCGGAAAATGGAAAAGAAGCAATAGAATTATTAAAAAATGTAAATGTAAATTTGATATTAATGGATTTAAGAATGCCTGTAATGGATGGATATGAAGCAGCGACAATTCTTAAAAAAGATGAAAAATTAAAAAATATTCCATTGATTGCCTTAACTGCTTCTGTTATGGGAAAAGATTTGGAAAAAGTGTCAAAATATGGTTTTGATGGATATTTAAGAAAACCAGTAATTTTGGATGATTTAATTGAAGAGTTGGCTAAATATTTAAAATATCAAACCATTCAAAAAAGTTTAAAAGAAGAAAACTCTCATAAAATAATTGATTTAGAAAAACTAAAAGTGGTAATAAATAAGTTAGAAAATGAGTTTAAACCACAATGGCTAAATATAAAAGATGGTGGAGATTTTTCTTTGATTGAAGAGTTTGCTTTAAAATTAAATGAATTAGCACTAAAAGAAGATATATATTTATTGGATGATTACTCAAAAGAGTTAATAAAAAATGTAGAAGCTTTTGATATCGAAAAAGTTGATTATTTAATGAATACATTTTTAGAATTAATAGAGAATTTAAAGGCTAAACTTGAAAACTGA
- a CDS encoding sulfite exporter TauE/SafE family protein, with protein MFGFEFLIAYVLLGILVGIAAGLLGIGGGGIIVPVLTTLFLAQGISSENVVHIALGTSMATIVVTSISSLRAHNKKKGVLWDVVKMMAPGVLIGTFLATFLASILSSLFLAIFFSIFMAYVSIQMFLNKKPKPSRTLFAPAIQFFSASVIGAISAMVSIGGGSLSVPYLLWQNVELKKAIGTSAAIGLPIAISGTLGYMINGWSHTNLDNLMLGYVSLPAFGIVAFFSFLTAPIGVKLVHILPVEIVKKVFACLLMILSIKMLLTFI; from the coding sequence ATGTTTGGATTTGAATTTTTAATCGCTTATGTTTTATTAGGTATTCTTGTGGGAATAGCTGCTGGTTTATTAGGAATTGGTGGAGGAGGAATTATAGTTCCTGTACTTACAACTTTGTTTTTAGCTCAAGGAATCTCTAGTGAAAATGTTGTACATATAGCTTTAGGAACTTCAATGGCAACTATTGTTGTTACTTCTATTTCTAGTTTGAGAGCTCACAATAAGAAAAAAGGTGTTCTTTGGGATGTTGTTAAAATGATGGCACCAGGAGTTTTAATTGGAACATTTTTAGCTACATTTTTAGCTTCAATCTTAAGTTCATTGTTTTTGGCTATTTTCTTTTCTATTTTTATGGCTTATGTTTCTATTCAAATGTTTTTAAATAAAAAACCAAAACCTAGTCGTACCCTTTTTGCTCCAGCCATTCAATTTTTCTCAGCTTCTGTTATAGGAGCGATTTCTGCAATGGTTTCTATTGGTGGAGGATCGCTTAGTGTTCCATATTTATTATGGCAAAATGTTGAGTTAAAAAAAGCAATTGGAACAAGTGCAGCAATTGGTTTACCAATTGCAATAAGTGGAACTTTAGGTTATATGATAAATGGTTGGTCTCACACAAATTTAGATAATTTGATGTTAGGTTATGTGTCATTACCTGCATTTGGTATTGTTGCATTTTTTAGTTTTTTAACTGCTCCAATAGGAGTTAAATTAGTACATATTTTACCTGTTGAAATTGTAAAAAAAGTTTTCGCATGTTTATTAATGATTCTAAGCATCAAAATGTTGCTTACATTTATTTAA
- a CDS encoding NUDIX hydrolase: MKKDNLKKLVSNLPKYPNVLGRDRFFNSAVLIPLVKMNGEYHLLFQKRAATIRQGGDICFPGGGFEAGVDKSFKDTALRETFEELGIVKKDIKILGQLDTYMAPIGAVIESFVARVKKKAYKNMKIDFSEVEKTLLIPISFFKENEPEEYTLAHEIHPYKIHENGEKEIYFPVEELGLPDTYKKPWGNKKHKIWVYKYEGEVIWGITSVIIKDLLEKY; the protein is encoded by the coding sequence ATGAAAAAAGATAATCTAAAAAAGTTAGTATCAAATCTGCCAAAATACCCAAATGTTTTAGGAAGAGATAGATTTTTTAATAGTGCAGTTTTAATTCCCCTTGTAAAAATGAATGGTGAATATCATCTGTTATTTCAAAAAAGAGCAGCAACTATAAGACAAGGTGGAGATATTTGTTTTCCAGGTGGTGGTTTTGAAGCTGGAGTTGATAAAAGTTTTAAAGACACAGCTTTGAGAGAAACTTTTGAAGAGCTAGGAATTGTTAAAAAAGATATAAAAATTTTAGGACAACTTGATACTTATATGGCTCCAATTGGTGCTGTTATTGAATCTTTTGTGGCAAGAGTAAAGAAAAAAGCCTATAAAAATATGAAAATAGATTTTAGTGAAGTTGAAAAAACTCTTCTTATTCCAATCTCTTTTTTTAAAGAAAATGAACCAGAAGAATATACTTTAGCCCATGAAATTCATCCTTATAAAATTCATGAAAATGGAGAAAAAGAGATTTATTTCCCAGTTGAAGAGTTAGGACTTCCTGATACTTATAAAAAACCATGGGGAAATAAAAAACATAAGATTTGGGTTTATAAATATGAGGGCGAAGTAATTTGGGGAATTACTTCTGTGATTATAAAAGATTTATTAGAAAAATATTAA
- a CDS encoding fumarylacetoacetate hydrolase family protein produces the protein MNKILLDDNEIFSSKVVCIGRNYIEHIKELKNEIPEEMVFFIKPNSSISNKLIFPKNQNSCHYEAEISFLIKDNKISAVAFGLDLTLRKIQNKLKQKGLPWERAKAFDGAAVFSKFISFKDDISKLGIELFINGELKQKGDISMMINKPLQIIKEANTFLSFEDGDILMSGTPSGVGEFKKGDIFVGKILFENKIIVEEEFFVS, from the coding sequence ATGAATAAAATATTGTTAGATGATAATGAAATATTTTCATCAAAAGTTGTATGTATTGGACGAAATTATATAGAACATATAAAAGAGTTAAAAAATGAAATACCAGAAGAAATGGTATTTTTTATTAAACCAAATTCATCAATTTCAAATAAATTAATTTTCCCAAAAAATCAAAACTCTTGTCATTATGAAGCTGAAATTTCATTTTTAATTAAAGATAATAAAATAAGTGCAGTTGCTTTTGGACTTGATTTAACTTTAAGAAAAATTCAAAATAAATTAAAACAAAAAGGTCTTCCTTGGGAGCGTGCAAAAGCATTTGATGGAGCTGCTGTTTTTTCAAAATTTATCAGTTTCAAAGATGATATTTCAAAGTTAGGAATAGAGCTTTTTATAAATGGAGAATTAAAACAAAAAGGTGACATTTCTATGATGATAAATAAACCATTACAGATAATAAAAGAAGCAAATACTTTTCTGAGTTTCGAAGATGGGGATATTTTAATGAGTGGAACACCCTCTGGCGTTGGCGAATTTAAAAAAGGTGATATTTTTGTTGGAAAGATACTTTTTGAGAATAAAATTATTGTAGAAGAGGAGTTTTTTGTATCGTAA
- a CDS encoding DsrE family protein, whose amino-acid sequence MKDNLLIVWTNGDIEVANKFPLLYSSVILEREYWKTAHLMLWGSSIKLAKENIQIQEQLKKIQQTGVKMSACIVCVEDYDATSILKELNIEITHTGVLLTTALKDETWAVMTI is encoded by the coding sequence ATGAAAGATAATTTACTAATAGTTTGGACAAATGGTGATATTGAAGTAGCAAATAAATTTCCACTTTTATATTCATCCGTAATTTTAGAACGAGAATATTGGAAAACAGCCCATCTAATGCTTTGGGGATCATCAATAAAATTAGCAAAAGAAAATATTCAAATTCAAGAACAATTAAAAAAAATTCAACAAACAGGTGTAAAAATGAGTGCTTGTATAGTTTGTGTTGAAGATTACGATGCAACTTCTATTTTAAAAGAGTTAAATATAGAAATAACTCACACAGGAGTTCTTTTAACAACTGCCCTAAAAGATGAAACTTGGGCAGTTATGACTATTTAA